The following coding sequences lie in one Kiritimatiellia bacterium genomic window:
- a CDS encoding type II secretion system protein GspK: MRLNIQKINKKLDLFYLGGLRAVKKNIANPESKKSGSVLIIVLWVIGLLSMFVAAFAFDMHIEARIVSAWRKKLKAEYLSRAGIELARMALLETADPEVTNPEISGYISEGVDSDRRAATVSLAHGGGAELSRRLGEGAVTVRIRPENARINLNSIVNANNRDETFVLWEPIFETAGVPFEERDALIDCLMDWVDADELTHLNGAESEYYETLTPPYKSKNAPIDTVDELALVKGFNDKPIAQTTQTVYAAVARFLTTYAEDRTININAVDHDTLMAYLGVDSPMAEEIIFQRSGLDGEYGTEDDTPFKDLGDLLARVPGLDQSIAPYVSFTSRGRFYIQSSGKVGDVERVCACVVLLAENNLTILSWIEGDSASADLITR, from the coding sequence ATGCGATTGAATATTCAGAAAATAAATAAAAAACTGGATTTGTTTTACCTCGGCGGCCTCCGCGCGGTAAAAAAAAACATTGCAAATCCGGAATCAAAAAAGAGCGGGTCGGTGCTCATCATCGTGCTCTGGGTGATAGGGTTGCTTTCCATGTTTGTCGCGGCGTTTGCCTTTGATATGCACATTGAGGCGAGGATTGTGTCCGCCTGGCGCAAGAAATTGAAGGCCGAATACCTGTCAAGGGCCGGCATTGAGCTGGCGCGCATGGCCCTTCTGGAAACCGCGGACCCCGAGGTAACCAATCCGGAAATATCCGGTTATATTTCCGAGGGGGTGGATTCCGACCGCCGCGCCGCCACCGTTTCCCTCGCGCACGGCGGCGGCGCGGAATTATCGCGGCGGCTGGGCGAAGGCGCCGTCACGGTCCGCATCCGCCCCGAAAACGCCCGCATCAACCTGAACAGCATTGTCAACGCGAACAACCGCGACGAAACTTTCGTCCTCTGGGAGCCCATTTTTGAAACCGCCGGCGTGCCCTTTGAAGAGCGCGACGCCCTCATTGACTGCCTCATGGATTGGGTTGATGCGGACGAGTTGACGCACCTGAACGGAGCGGAATCCGAGTATTATGAAACATTGACTCCGCCCTATAAGTCCAAAAACGCCCCCATCGACACGGTGGATGAACTCGCGCTCGTCAAGGGTTTCAACGACAAGCCGATTGCCCAGACGACCCAGACGGTTTACGCGGCCGTGGCCCGGTTCCTGACGACTTACGCCGAGGACCGGACGATCAACATCAATGCCGTTGACCACGACACGTTGATGGCGTATCTCGGCGTTGATTCGCCCATGGCCGAGGAAATTATTTTCCAGCGGAGCGGGCTGGACGGCGAATACGGCACGGAAGACGACACCCCGTTCAAGGATTTAGGCGACCTCCTGGCGCGCGTGCCGGGCCTTGATCAATCTATCGCGCCCTATGTTTCCTTCACCTCCAGGGGGCGTTTTTACATCCAGTCCTCCGGCAAGGTC